The Streptomyces luteogriseus genome includes a window with the following:
- a CDS encoding DUF5302 domain-containing protein, producing MAEESPSPEGSEPADAESRALTPDADGQYDLKRKFREALARKRGMQADAADLAANPHASKIRGAHGPAANQRSFRRKSGG from the coding sequence ATGGCCGAAGAGTCTCCGTCACCAGAAGGTTCGGAGCCGGCTGACGCCGAGAGCCGTGCCCTCACGCCCGACGCTGACGGCCAATACGATTTGAAGCGCAAGTTCCGCGAGGCCCTGGCCCGCAAGCGCGGTATGCAGGCGGACGCCGCCGACCTCGCCGCGAACCCTCACGCGTCGAAGATCCGCGGCGCGCACGGTCCGGCCGCCAACCAGCGGTCGTTCCGGCGCAAGAGCGGCGGCTGA
- a CDS encoding LysR family transcriptional regulator, with protein MLNVRRLLLLTEATERGSLTAAAEALGMTTSAASQQMSLLEQEAGQPLIERLPRGIRPTPAGAALAGRGQAIRRELRAAQADLDSFTALDQGTLRLGSFPTASASLLPLALTRFRRRHTGIRIEVRAGVLAELREMLHTGEVEQGLLWDYEWNRLDDPALSLTHLLDDPTVLVVPADSPLRTHPSVRLGDLADQEWIIRADNHPVADVLRRSCRQAGFEPRIAYSSHDYQEAQAMVAAGLGIALAPRLALTSRRSDVRLLPFASDVPAPTRRILLARATARPATPPAQAMDRVLRSVAQRFTAPGLHRAQLGAVRRG; from the coding sequence ATGCTGAACGTCCGCCGTCTTCTGCTGCTCACCGAGGCCACCGAACGCGGGTCGCTCACCGCCGCGGCCGAGGCGCTGGGCATGACCACCTCCGCCGCCTCACAACAGATGTCGCTGCTGGAGCAGGAGGCCGGGCAGCCCCTGATCGAGCGTCTGCCGCGCGGTATCCGTCCCACCCCGGCGGGCGCCGCGCTGGCCGGACGCGGACAGGCGATCCGTCGCGAACTGCGGGCCGCGCAGGCCGACCTGGATTCCTTCACGGCCCTCGATCAGGGCACGTTGCGGCTGGGTTCGTTCCCCACGGCGAGCGCGTCCCTGCTGCCGCTCGCGCTCACCCGTTTCCGGCGCCGCCACACAGGCATCCGCATCGAGGTGCGTGCCGGGGTCCTCGCGGAACTCCGGGAGATGCTGCACACCGGGGAGGTGGAGCAGGGGCTTCTCTGGGACTACGAGTGGAACCGTCTCGACGATCCGGCGCTCTCCCTCACACACCTCCTGGACGACCCCACGGTGCTGGTGGTCCCCGCCGACTCACCCCTGCGCACCCATCCCTCCGTGCGACTCGGTGACCTCGCCGACCAGGAGTGGATCATTCGCGCGGACAACCACCCCGTCGCCGACGTCCTTCGTCGCAGCTGCCGCCAGGCGGGATTCGAGCCGCGGATCGCCTACTCCTCGCACGACTACCAGGAGGCGCAGGCCATGGTCGCCGCTGGTCTCGGTATCGCCCTCGCCCCCCGTCTGGCCCTCACCAGCCGGCGCAGCGACGTACGCCTCCTGCCCTTCGCGTCCGACGTCCCGGCCCCCACCCGCCGCATCCTCCTCGCCCGTGCCACAGCCCGCCCCGCCACCCCACCCGCCCAGGCGATGGATCGCGTTCTGCGCTCGGTGGCACAGCGGTTCACCGCACCCGGCCTGCACCGGGCCCAGCTCGGGGCGGTTCGCCGCGGCTGA
- a CDS encoding PrpF domain-containing protein, with the protein MHTPATLVRGGTSKCWLFNQVDVPAGRGELEKLLVSAYGATDPVELDGVGGATPTTSKAAVVSASPEPGVDVDYLFAQVGIGTGSVEWTSNCGNCATGVALYAVAKGMVAITGDRTRVVMRNSNTGAVLEGLVDTTGGVVHHFGRQTVPGTRAGGVAVGLTFRDPAGGTTGLLLPTGQAAQDLPVAAAEPVRVSMVDAGAPVVLVDALAAGRTGAEALEQMGADVPWLRTVRHAAGPVMGLLEPGDEPGDAVPKVGLVGPPVPYTTTLGEQIAADDYDISVRMLSMNAPHPAIGLTSAVAVAAAGLVEGSVVCRTAGGPTEEWLRLGTPAGIVAVRCTDVRDGLPRRVTVQRAARLLADARIYVPDSGRTQAA; encoded by the coding sequence GTGCACACTCCCGCGACCCTGGTGCGTGGCGGCACCAGCAAGTGCTGGCTGTTCAACCAGGTCGACGTCCCCGCCGGCCGTGGCGAGCTGGAGAAACTGCTGGTCTCCGCGTACGGCGCCACCGATCCCGTGGAACTGGACGGCGTGGGCGGGGCGACCCCCACCACCTCGAAAGCGGCGGTTGTCAGCGCCTCCCCCGAACCCGGCGTGGACGTGGACTATCTCTTCGCCCAGGTAGGCATCGGCACGGGCTCGGTCGAGTGGACGAGCAACTGCGGCAACTGCGCCACGGGGGTCGCGCTGTACGCGGTCGCCAAGGGCATGGTGGCGATCACCGGTGACCGGACTCGTGTGGTGATGCGCAATTCCAACACCGGCGCGGTCCTCGAAGGGCTCGTGGACACCACCGGTGGCGTCGTGCACCACTTCGGCCGCCAGACCGTACCCGGCACCCGCGCCGGCGGGGTCGCCGTCGGCCTCACCTTCCGCGATCCGGCCGGCGGCACCACGGGTTTACTGCTCCCCACCGGGCAGGCCGCGCAGGATCTGCCGGTCGCTGCCGCCGAGCCGGTACGGGTGAGCATGGTGGACGCGGGAGCACCGGTCGTCCTCGTCGACGCCCTCGCCGCCGGACGCACCGGCGCCGAGGCACTGGAGCAGATGGGCGCGGACGTGCCCTGGTTGCGCACCGTGCGTCATGCCGCCGGACCTGTGATGGGGCTGCTCGAGCCGGGCGACGAACCGGGCGACGCGGTGCCCAAGGTGGGCCTGGTGGGCCCGCCGGTGCCGTACACCACCACCCTCGGGGAGCAGATCGCGGCCGATGACTACGACATCTCGGTGCGCATGCTCAGCATGAACGCCCCGCACCCCGCGATCGGTCTGACCTCCGCCGTCGCCGTCGCGGCGGCGGGACTCGTCGAGGGCTCCGTGGTCTGCCGGACCGCGGGCGGCCCGACCGAGGAATGGCTGCGTCTCGGCACCCCCGCCGGCATCGTCGCGGTCCGCTGCACGGACGTACGGGACGGCCTGCCGCGGCGGGTCACCGTGCAGCGCGCGGCACGGCTGCTCGCCGACGCCCGTATCTACGTCCCGGATTCAGGCCGCACGCAGGCTGCCTGA
- a CDS encoding SLC13 family permease — protein sequence MSAEVISIGALLVMFVVGTVLPINLGILAFVATFAIGTASLGLTEDEIFEGFPAKLFVTIVGVTYLFSVARRNGTIDWLVAAGVRLVRGKVALIPWVLFLVAALLTAFGTFTPAAVAILAPIGMNFAYRYKLNPLVVGMMVISGGHAGAFSPLAVSGALVLGLVDKTELQVSAVTLFSASFLINLVLSALTYALLAKRPAPLAEGSEEAAEDEDLAVSDGPDWRQWLTLACLVALVVGALGFHLEIGFLALAAGALLALVDMRRQEKAVDGVSWSTLLLVAGMMTYIAMLEKAGIIENISEHAAGLGAPVAVALLLCFTVALTSAFASSTAILTAIIPIAVPLLLSSHLSAAGLIAALAVSTTIVDTSPFSTNGALVLSNARGVDPRRFYRQVIGYTGGIVALGPIVAWGALILPWS from the coding sequence ATGTCTGCTGAAGTGATCTCCATAGGCGCGCTGCTGGTGATGTTCGTGGTCGGCACGGTGCTGCCGATCAACCTGGGCATCCTCGCGTTCGTCGCCACCTTCGCCATCGGCACCGCCTCGCTCGGCCTCACCGAGGACGAGATCTTCGAGGGGTTCCCCGCGAAGCTCTTCGTCACCATCGTCGGGGTCACCTACCTGTTCTCCGTCGCCCGCCGCAACGGCACCATCGACTGGCTCGTCGCGGCCGGGGTACGGCTGGTGCGCGGCAAGGTCGCGCTCATCCCCTGGGTGCTGTTCCTGGTGGCCGCCCTGCTGACGGCGTTCGGCACGTTCACTCCCGCCGCGGTCGCGATCCTCGCGCCGATCGGCATGAACTTCGCCTACCGCTACAAGCTCAACCCACTGGTCGTGGGCATGATGGTGATCAGCGGCGGGCACGCGGGCGCGTTCTCCCCGCTCGCCGTGTCCGGTGCTCTGGTGCTGGGCCTGGTCGACAAGACCGAACTGCAGGTCTCGGCGGTGACGCTGTTCAGCGCCAGCTTCCTGATCAACCTGGTGCTCTCGGCACTCACCTACGCGCTGCTCGCCAAGCGCCCCGCGCCGCTGGCCGAGGGGTCCGAGGAGGCGGCCGAGGACGAGGATCTCGCCGTGTCCGACGGGCCCGACTGGCGCCAGTGGCTCACCCTCGCCTGCCTGGTGGCGCTCGTGGTCGGCGCGCTCGGCTTCCATCTGGAGATCGGCTTCCTGGCTCTGGCGGCCGGTGCCCTGCTGGCGCTGGTGGACATGAGGCGCCAGGAGAAGGCCGTGGACGGCGTCAGCTGGTCCACCCTGTTGCTGGTCGCGGGCATGATGACCTACATCGCCATGCTGGAGAAGGCCGGCATCATCGAGAACATCTCCGAGCACGCGGCGGGGCTGGGCGCCCCGGTCGCCGTCGCCCTGCTGTTGTGCTTCACGGTGGCCCTCACCTCCGCCTTCGCCTCCTCCACCGCGATCCTCACCGCGATCATCCCCATCGCCGTACCGCTGCTGCTCTCCAGCCATCTGAGCGCCGCCGGACTGATCGCCGCGCTCGCCGTCTCCACGACGATCGTCGACACCTCGCCCTTCTCCACCAACGGCGCCCTCGTTCTCAGCAACGCCCGCGGCGTGGACCCCCGCCGCTTTTACCGCCAGGTCATCGGCTACACCGGCGGAATCGTCGCCCTCGGGCCCATCGTCGCCTGGGGCGCCCTGATCCTGCCCTGGTCGTAG